Proteins encoded in a region of the Sphingomonas sp. HMP9 genome:
- a CDS encoding queuosine precursor transporter encodes MDKPVPAFPRSLFVFSVLYGGMVCIAGVLGVKQVALGPLAVEAGIFGFLLLVVLSSAISELHGQKTATFLVRLGFIPLLVSSALIHLVLALPHDPGMYPPAVDAFPVVVGQSSRMMIAGLISYGISQTLNVLIFSKLSGQVGSGEGKLVWLRGMIASIISQIIDTILFITISFLGERPILGLMEGQMLTKVVLSIVLVPFMITFFVRLGRRLDRG; translated from the coding sequence ATGGATAAGCCTGTTCCCGCGTTCCCGCGTTCGCTCTTCGTTTTTTCGGTCCTGTACGGCGGCATGGTGTGCATTGCCGGCGTGTTGGGGGTGAAGCAGGTCGCGCTCGGCCCGCTTGCAGTCGAGGCGGGGATCTTCGGCTTCCTGCTGCTGGTGGTGCTGAGCAGCGCGATTTCCGAACTGCACGGCCAGAAGACTGCGACGTTCCTGGTACGCCTCGGCTTCATTCCCCTGCTGGTGTCGTCGGCGCTGATCCACCTAGTGCTGGCATTGCCGCACGATCCGGGGATGTACCCGCCCGCGGTCGACGCGTTCCCGGTGGTCGTCGGACAAAGCTCTCGGATGATGATCGCGGGGCTGATCTCCTACGGGATCTCGCAGACGCTCAACGTGCTGATCTTCTCGAAGCTGTCGGGACAGGTCGGCAGCGGCGAGGGCAAGCTCGTCTGGCTGCGCGGCATGATCGCGAGCATCATTTCGCAGATCATCGACACGATTTTGTTCATCACCATCTCGTTCCTCGGCGAACGGCCGATCCTCGGCCTGATGGAGGGGCAGATGCTCACCAAGGTCGTGCTGTCGATCGTGCTGGTGCCGTTCATGATCACGTTCTTCGTGCGACTGGGGCGGCGGCTGGACCGGGGTTAA
- a CDS encoding class I SAM-dependent methyltransferase, translating to MDRIVYDRMAAHDSTHWWYRARRDILADYLTRYGALPKDAKILEIGCGTGHNLPMLAEFGSIDAIEIDPAAREIASERLGKPVGAAPLPELPGVPRAHYDLIAVLDVVEHIEDDVAALKAMADCLAPGGKILIAVPAHQWMWSAHDTVNHHHRRYSKATLQSAIETAGLKPEKLGYFNSLLFPLAAAARIAGRMTGRDDSDDSPPPKLVNALFETIFRLERHLVGRVPMTPGVSIVTLAVTR from the coding sequence ATGGACCGCATCGTCTACGACCGCATGGCCGCGCATGATTCCACGCATTGGTGGTACCGCGCGCGCCGCGACATTCTCGCCGACTACCTGACCCGCTACGGCGCGTTGCCGAAGGACGCCAAGATCCTCGAGATCGGCTGCGGCACCGGACATAACCTGCCGATGCTGGCGGAGTTCGGCAGCATCGACGCGATCGAAATCGACCCGGCGGCGCGCGAGATCGCGAGCGAGCGGCTCGGCAAGCCCGTCGGCGCGGCGCCTTTGCCCGAGCTGCCGGGCGTGCCCCGCGCGCATTACGACCTGATCGCGGTGCTCGACGTGGTCGAGCATATCGAGGACGACGTCGCCGCGCTGAAGGCGATGGCAGATTGCCTCGCGCCCGGTGGCAAGATCCTGATTGCGGTGCCGGCGCACCAGTGGATGTGGAGCGCACACGACACGGTGAACCACCACCACCGCCGCTATTCGAAGGCGACGTTGCAGTCGGCGATCGAGACGGCGGGGCTCAAGCCCGAGAAGCTCGGTTATTTCAATTCGCTGCTGTTCCCGCTGGCGGCGGCGGCGCGGATTGCCGGGCGGATGACGGGGCGCGACGACAGCGACGATTCCCCGCCGCCCAAGCTGGTGAATGCGTTGTTCGAGACGATCTTCCGGCTAGAGCGGCATCTGGTCGGGCGCGTGCCGATGACGCCGGGGGTTTCGATCGTGACGCTGGCGGTAACGCGGTAG
- the dapF gene encoding diaminopimelate epimerase, translating into MRFDLLKCHGSGNDFPLIDARASTLGDAAWAAVARALADRDGPVGGDGLLLLTAGDQTHAFGMRMFNSDGSESETCLNGLRCVARAGFAATGSESAMALLKTSDAAVERDGDIAEGVFTVREIAGPASLDVAAWPMAVGTDRIVDTPIAGLPTDRAFTAVAMPNPHLVTFVEAIDEAELVRVGEVCEAAPDWLPNRANVSFVEVRGADLFVRTFERGVGLTDSCGSAMAASTYAACLTGRIAYDTPTTVFNKGGLIRAEASETAMVTLSGNATFEWRGSIDVDLATATASRLTVTQRHDDEIAAWDRLIATI; encoded by the coding sequence ATGCGCTTCGATCTCCTAAAATGCCACGGCTCGGGTAACGACTTTCCGCTGATCGACGCGCGTGCGTCGACGCTTGGCGATGCGGCCTGGGCGGCCGTCGCGCGGGCATTGGCGGATCGGGATGGGCCGGTTGGTGGCGACGGGCTGTTGCTGCTGACGGCCGGCGACCAGACCCATGCGTTCGGCATGAGAATGTTCAATTCGGATGGCAGCGAGTCGGAGACGTGCCTCAACGGGTTGCGCTGCGTCGCGCGCGCCGGGTTCGCGGCGACGGGCTCGGAGTCCGCGATGGCGCTGCTGAAGACGAGCGACGCGGCCGTGGAGCGTGACGGCGATATTGCCGAGGGCGTGTTCACCGTGCGCGAGATCGCCGGCCCCGCGTCGCTGGATGTCGCGGCGTGGCCGATGGCCGTCGGGACCGATCGCATCGTCGATACGCCGATCGCAGGCTTGCCGACGGACCGCGCCTTCACCGCGGTCGCAATGCCGAACCCGCATCTCGTGACGTTCGTCGAGGCCATCGACGAGGCCGAGCTGGTTCGCGTTGGTGAGGTGTGCGAGGCCGCGCCGGATTGGCTGCCCAACCGCGCCAATGTCAGCTTCGTCGAGGTCCGCGGCGCCGACCTGTTCGTGCGCACTTTCGAACGCGGTGTCGGGCTGACCGACAGTTGCGGCAGCGCGATGGCGGCGTCGACCTATGCCGCATGCCTGACCGGCCGGATTGCGTACGACACGCCGACCACGGTCTTCAACAAGGGCGGACTCATCCGAGCCGAGGCGAGCGAGACCGCGATGGTCACGCTGTCGGGTAATGCGACGTTCGAATGGCGTGGGTCGATCGACGTCGATCTCGCGACGGCGACGGCAAGCCGCCTGACCGTGACGCAGCGGCATGACGATGAAATCGCGGCTTGGGACAGACTAATCGCAACGATCTGA
- the folD gene encoding bifunctional methylenetetrahydrofolate dehydrogenase/methenyltetrahydrofolate cyclohydrolase FolD, translated as MSATIIDGKAFAAGLRARIADGVTAFRTQAGRAPGLAVVLVGEDPASNVYVRSKGKATREAGMESIEHRLPADVSADDLLALVTTLNADPAIDGILVQLPLPKHIDEQAVISAIDPDKDVDGFHPINAGRLATGLPGFVPCTPLGCVMLLKSVLPNLSGLEAVVVGRSNIVGKPMAQLLLRESCTVTVVHSRTTDVPAHIRRADIVVAAVGIPQMIQGDWLKPGATVIDVGINRTETGLVGDVDFASAVDVAGAITPVPGGVGPMTIACLLRNTLVSAGRREGVAIEESSL; from the coding sequence ATGAGCGCGACCATCATCGACGGCAAGGCCTTCGCCGCCGGCCTCCGGGCCCGTATCGCAGACGGCGTCACCGCCTTTCGGACACAGGCGGGCCGCGCGCCCGGCCTTGCCGTGGTGCTGGTCGGCGAGGATCCCGCCTCGAACGTCTATGTCCGCTCGAAGGGCAAGGCGACGCGCGAGGCTGGGATGGAGAGCATCGAGCACCGGCTGCCCGCCGACGTGTCGGCCGACGACTTGCTCGCGCTGGTCACGACACTGAACGCCGATCCGGCGATCGACGGCATCCTGGTCCAGCTGCCCTTGCCCAAGCATATCGACGAGCAGGCGGTGATATCGGCGATCGATCCCGACAAGGACGTCGACGGGTTCCACCCGATCAACGCGGGCCGTCTCGCGACCGGGCTGCCGGGGTTCGTGCCCTGCACGCCGCTCGGCTGCGTGATGCTGCTCAAGAGCGTGTTGCCGAACCTCAGCGGGCTCGAGGCGGTCGTCGTCGGGCGCTCGAACATCGTCGGCAAGCCGATGGCGCAATTGCTGCTCCGCGAAAGCTGCACCGTTACCGTCGTGCATAGCCGGACGACGGACGTGCCCGCGCATATCCGCCGCGCCGATATCGTCGTCGCTGCCGTAGGAATCCCGCAGATGATCCAGGGCGACTGGCTGAAGCCCGGCGCGACCGTGATCGACGTCGGCATCAACCGGACCGAGACGGGGCTGGTCGGCGACGTCGACTTCGCGAGCGCGGTCGACGTCGCGGGTGCGATCACGCCGGTGCCGGGGGGCGTCGGGCCGATGACGATCGCGTGCCTGCTGCGCAATACTCTGGTCTCGGCAGGGCGCCGCGAAGGCGTTGCGATCGAGGAGTCGAGCCTGTGA
- a CDS encoding NupC/NupG family nucleoside CNT transporter: protein MERLVIGLAGIAVILGIAVLLSSDRRAIRLRIVGAAFALQAGIAVLVLYSSFGKVVLGEMSGGVANLLGYSQKGTEFLFGKMATPEIGGQSFAIAALPVIIFFASLVSILYYLGIMQFVVRWVGGGIEKVIGVSKVESLCAAANIFVGQSESPLVIRPYLAGLTPAQLFTVMTSGMAGVAGTILAAYASMGIRIDYLLAASFMAAPGGILMAKIIMPDRVTPPEGELALGDLPGESSAGEPMPQATHDEEKPANLIMAAAQGAQTGVRLAVAVGAMVLAFVALVALANGLLGGLGNMIGLPGLSFQGLLGYVFAPIMFLLNVPWDEAGIAGGLFGQKIVLNEFVAYISLGTQQGLSARTIAVITFSLCGFANFSSIAIQMAVTGSLAPNQRPMIAKLGLRALAAGSLANLMSAALAGLLIG, encoded by the coding sequence ATGGAAAGACTAGTCATCGGCCTTGCGGGCATCGCCGTCATCCTCGGCATTGCCGTGCTGCTGTCGAGCGATCGCCGGGCGATCCGCCTGCGCATCGTCGGCGCCGCCTTCGCGCTGCAGGCGGGCATCGCCGTGCTCGTGCTGTATTCGAGCTTCGGCAAGGTCGTGCTCGGCGAGATGTCGGGCGGCGTCGCCAACCTGCTCGGCTATTCGCAGAAGGGCACCGAATTCCTGTTCGGCAAGATGGCGACGCCCGAAATCGGCGGCCAGAGCTTCGCGATCGCCGCGTTGCCGGTCATCATCTTCTTCGCCAGCCTCGTCTCGATCCTCTATTATCTCGGCATCATGCAGTTCGTCGTGCGCTGGGTCGGCGGCGGGATCGAGAAGGTCATCGGCGTCTCGAAGGTCGAATCGCTGTGCGCGGCCGCGAACATCTTCGTCGGTCAGAGCGAATCGCCGCTCGTCATCCGCCCCTATCTCGCAGGCCTCACGCCGGCGCAGCTGTTCACGGTGATGACCAGCGGCATGGCCGGCGTCGCCGGCACCATCCTCGCGGCGTACGCGTCGATGGGGATCCGCATCGATTATCTGCTCGCCGCCAGCTTCATGGCCGCGCCCGGTGGCATCCTGATGGCCAAGATCATCATGCCCGACCGCGTGACGCCGCCCGAAGGCGAACTCGCGCTCGGCGACCTGCCCGGCGAATCCTCGGCAGGCGAGCCCATGCCGCAGGCGACGCACGACGAGGAAAAGCCCGCCAACCTGATCATGGCCGCCGCGCAGGGTGCGCAGACCGGCGTGCGCCTCGCGGTCGCGGTCGGCGCGATGGTGTTGGCGTTCGTGGCGCTGGTGGCGCTCGCCAACGGCCTGCTCGGCGGGCTCGGCAACATGATCGGCCTGCCCGGGCTCAGCTTCCAGGGCCTGCTCGGCTATGTCTTCGCGCCGATCATGTTCCTGCTGAACGTGCCCTGGGACGAGGCGGGGATCGCCGGCGGTCTGTTCGGGCAGAAGATCGTGCTGAACGAATTCGTCGCCTATATCTCGCTCGGCACGCAGCAGGGGCTGAGCGCACGCACGATCGCGGTCATCACCTTCTCGCTGTGCGGCTTTGCGAACTTCTCGTCGATCGCGATCCAAATGGCCGTCACCGGCAGCCTAGCGCCCAACCAACGCCCGATGATCGCCAAGCTCGGCCTGCGCGCACTGGCCGCGGGCAGCCTCGCCAACCTGATGTCCGCAGCGCTCGCGGGCCTTCTGATCGGCTGA
- a CDS encoding DUF167 domain-containing protein: MSQQPAWRALADGLAIAVRVTPRGGRDALTAGTDAHFAARLAAAPVDGAANAALIALVAKTFGVPKRAVTFVSGETARLKRLRIAGDVATLAEIASALYGPRA, encoded by the coding sequence TTGAGCCAGCAACCGGCATGGCGCGCACTGGCTGACGGGCTGGCGATCGCCGTCCGGGTCACGCCGCGCGGCGGCCGCGACGCGCTGACCGCCGGGACCGACGCGCATTTCGCGGCGCGCCTGGCGGCGGCGCCGGTGGACGGCGCTGCGAACGCCGCGCTGATCGCGCTGGTCGCCAAGACGTTCGGCGTGCCAAAGCGCGCGGTGACGTTTGTCTCGGGTGAAACCGCCCGGCTGAAGCGCCTGCGCATCGCCGGTGACGTCGCTACGCTGGCGGAAATCGCGTCCGCGCTCTATGGGCCGCGGGCATGA
- the argB gene encoding acetylglutamate kinase — translation MTDHTPDPALLAKAETLTEALPYLQRYAGKTFVVKYGGHAMGDPELQRDFAEDMVLLKAVGINPVVVHGGGPQIGAMLKRLGVESRFVDGLRVTDAETAQIAEMVLAGSINKEIVGWIGQAGGRAVGISGKDAGLVLAQKVGHGREPDKLQGIERHVDLGFVGEPIAVDRTILDTLIAADIIPVIAPIGIGADGHTYNINADTMAGAIAAAMGAARFFLLTDIVGVLDKQGELLTDLDPARIAELRADGTVTGGMIPKLDTCVAAVESGVDAAVIIDGRVPHAMLLEIFTKQGAGTLVSANGRSR, via the coding sequence ATGACCGATCACACGCCCGATCCCGCCCTGCTCGCCAAGGCGGAAACGCTCACCGAGGCACTGCCCTATTTGCAGCGGTACGCCGGCAAGACGTTCGTCGTGAAATATGGCGGCCACGCGATGGGCGACCCGGAATTGCAGCGCGATTTCGCCGAGGACATGGTGCTGCTGAAGGCGGTCGGCATCAACCCGGTCGTCGTCCATGGCGGCGGGCCGCAGATCGGCGCGATGCTCAAGCGGCTAGGCGTCGAATCGCGCTTCGTCGACGGCCTGCGCGTGACCGACGCGGAAACCGCGCAGATCGCCGAAATGGTGCTCGCGGGCTCGATCAACAAGGAAATCGTCGGCTGGATCGGGCAGGCGGGCGGCCGCGCGGTCGGCATTTCGGGCAAGGATGCCGGCCTCGTCCTCGCGCAGAAGGTCGGCCATGGCCGCGAGCCGGACAAGCTGCAGGGAATCGAACGCCATGTCGACCTGGGCTTCGTGGGCGAGCCGATCGCGGTCGACCGGACGATCCTCGACACGCTGATCGCGGCGGACATCATCCCGGTGATCGCACCGATCGGCATCGGCGCCGATGGTCACACTTACAACATCAATGCGGATACGATGGCAGGCGCGATCGCCGCGGCAATGGGCGCCGCGCGCTTCTTCCTGCTGACCGATATCGTCGGCGTGCTCGACAAGCAGGGCGAATTGCTGACCGATCTCGATCCGGCGCGGATCGCCGAACTGCGCGCCGACGGCACGGTGACGGGTGGCATGATCCCCAAGCTCGATACCTGCGTCGCGGCGGTCGAATCGGGTGTCGACGCCGCGGTCATTATCGACGGCCGGGTGCCGCATGCGATGCTGCTGGAGATCTTCACCAAGCAGGGCGCGGGTACGCTGGTGAGTGCGAACGGGCGCTCGCGGTAG
- a CDS encoding YggT family protein, with protein MIALLQIVQLLLTVIWWIIVVQAILSWLIAFNVINTHSDFVRTVWTALQRMTEPMYRPIRRVLPDFGALDLSPLVVLLILYILSNIVIPNIAQNYLVATY; from the coding sequence TTGATCGCCCTTCTTCAGATCGTCCAGTTGCTGCTCACCGTCATCTGGTGGATCATCGTCGTTCAGGCGATCCTGTCGTGGCTGATCGCGTTCAACGTCATCAACACGCACAGCGATTTCGTCCGCACCGTGTGGACCGCACTGCAGCGCATGACCGAGCCGATGTATCGTCCGATCCGCCGCGTGCTCCCCGATTTCGGCGCGCTGGACCTGTCGCCGCTCGTCGTGCTGCTGATCCTCTACATCCTCAGCAACATCGTCATTCCGAACATCGCGCAGAATTACCTCGTCGCGACCTATTGA
- a CDS encoding AcrB/AcrD/AcrF family protein, with translation MDQAPLQRRTLLDELDRHWIALTLLAWVAVAAWSMVDRWGQVRWLSLGDTDDNMRLMQVRALLDGQGWYDLRNYRLNPPVGFDIHWSRIVDLPIAGLILFFRLFTSNSWAERLACGIAPLLPLSIAMLGISATVRRLISPYAWPLAVVFMVGATATMLMFMPERIDHHGWQLAMLSLTVAGLCDTNGRRGGAMVGIASAVSLSIGLELLPYAAMAGAIIALRWVWDRSEAERLSIYALTLGGGSTLGFALFASNANQAMRCDALTPVWLSVMIAAGMLLFLLARFGPASRGMRLALAVAAGAAIVVGFALVFPQCLGRPEGISPELQRNWLNNVREAKPIYKHSFRVGFALATLPIIGLIGAIIAAWRARRDPRAVGWAAVALFTAFACAMLLWQVRAGPAAQLLAIPGATALAWLIIPRLLGNRSIAVRVLGTAAAFLIVSGMFAGMVLKYLPIDRPKPYEKRVNMATGDCLRTTVLMALDKYPAQTIFTFVDMGPRLITITHHDAIAGPYHRNGDAILDVQHAFGGTADQAHAIIRRHGATMLLLCPNAAESTNYKARSPKGFYAQMAKNEVPAWLTPLPLPRKSPLRLFKVD, from the coding sequence TTGGATCAGGCACCACTTCAGCGGCGGACGTTGCTGGACGAACTCGATCGGCATTGGATCGCGTTGACGCTGCTCGCCTGGGTGGCGGTGGCGGCGTGGTCGATGGTCGATCGCTGGGGCCAGGTCCGCTGGCTGTCGCTGGGCGATACCGACGACAACATGCGGCTGATGCAGGTCCGCGCGCTGCTCGATGGGCAGGGCTGGTACGATCTGCGCAACTACCGGCTGAACCCGCCGGTCGGGTTCGACATCCACTGGAGCCGGATCGTGGACCTGCCGATCGCCGGGCTGATCCTGTTCTTCCGTTTGTTCACCAGCAACAGCTGGGCGGAGCGGCTGGCCTGCGGGATCGCGCCGCTGCTGCCGTTGTCGATCGCGATGCTCGGCATCAGCGCGACCGTGCGGCGGTTGATCAGCCCCTATGCCTGGCCCCTCGCGGTCGTGTTCATGGTCGGCGCGACCGCCACGATGCTGATGTTCATGCCCGAGCGGATCGATCATCACGGCTGGCAGCTGGCGATGCTGAGCCTGACGGTCGCGGGCCTGTGCGATACGAACGGCCGTCGCGGTGGCGCGATGGTCGGTATCGCGAGTGCGGTATCGCTGTCGATCGGTCTCGAGCTGCTGCCCTATGCCGCGATGGCAGGGGCGATCATCGCGCTGCGCTGGGTTTGGGATCGGTCCGAGGCCGAGCGTTTGTCGATCTATGCGCTGACGCTGGGCGGGGGCAGCACGCTCGGGTTCGCGCTGTTCGCGTCGAACGCCAACCAGGCGATGCGCTGCGACGCGCTGACCCCGGTGTGGCTGAGCGTGATGATCGCGGCGGGCATGCTGCTGTTCCTGCTCGCACGGTTCGGGCCCGCGTCGCGCGGCATGCGACTGGCGCTGGCGGTCGCGGCCGGTGCGGCGATCGTCGTCGGCTTTGCCCTCGTCTTCCCGCAGTGTCTTGGGCGGCCCGAGGGCATCTCGCCCGAGCTGCAGCGCAACTGGCTGAACAATGTCCGCGAGGCCAAGCCGATCTACAAGCACAGCTTCCGCGTCGGCTTCGCGCTGGCGACGCTGCCGATCATCGGCCTGATCGGCGCGATCATCGCCGCCTGGCGCGCGCGGCGCGATCCGCGTGCCGTCGGCTGGGCGGCGGTCGCGCTGTTCACCGCGTTCGCCTGCGCGATGCTGCTGTGGCAGGTCCGCGCCGGGCCCGCGGCGCAGCTGCTGGCTATTCCGGGCGCGACGGCGCTGGCCTGGCTGATCATCCCTCGATTGCTCGGCAACCGATCGATCGCGGTGCGCGTGCTGGGGACGGCCGCCGCGTTCCTGATCGTCTCGGGCATGTTCGCCGGGATGGTGCTCAAATACCTGCCGATCGACCGGCCCAAGCCGTATGAGAAGCGCGTCAACATGGCGACCGGCGACTGCCTGCGCACGACCGTGCTGATGGCGCTCGACAAATACCCCGCGCAGACGATCTTCACCTTCGTCGACATGGGGCCGCGGCTGATCACGATCACGCATCATGATGCGATCGCCGGGCCCTATCACCGCAACGGCGATGCGATCCTCGACGTCCAGCACGCGTTCGGCGGGACGGCGGACCAGGCGCATGCGATCATCAGGCGGCACGGCGCGACGATGCTGCTGCTTTGCCCGAACGCGGCGGAGTCGACCAACTACAAGGCACGCAGCCCGAAGGGATTCTATGCGCAGATGGCGAAGAACGAGGTGCCGGCGTGGCTGACGCCGCTACCGTTGCCGCGCAAATCGCCGCTGCGGTTGTTCAAGGTGGATTGA
- a CDS encoding fasciclin domain-containing protein translates to MNHVFRTAIVAAAVAVSGSAIVAAQTNPMVGGAAMYPTKTIVENAVNSKEHTTLVAAVKAAGLVETLSGPGPFTVFAPTNAAFKKLPAGTVDTLLKPENKAQLAGVLTYHVVPGTITAADIAAKAKANGGTATYTTVQGEPLMFKKVGTGWGIMDGKGHKGRITIANVMQSNGVIHVVDTVMLP, encoded by the coding sequence ATGAATCACGTGTTTCGTACCGCGATCGTCGCCGCCGCCGTTGCCGTCAGCGGCAGCGCCATCGTCGCCGCCCAGACCAATCCGATGGTCGGCGGCGCCGCGATGTATCCGACCAAGACGATCGTCGAGAACGCCGTCAATTCGAAGGAGCACACGACGCTGGTCGCCGCGGTCAAGGCCGCCGGCCTGGTCGAGACGCTGTCGGGTCCCGGTCCGTTCACCGTGTTCGCGCCGACGAACGCCGCGTTCAAGAAGCTGCCCGCCGGCACCGTCGACACGTTGCTCAAGCCCGAGAACAAGGCGCAGCTCGCCGGCGTCCTGACCTATCACGTCGTTCCGGGCACGATCACCGCCGCCGACATCGCCGCCAAGGCAAAGGCGAACGGCGGCACCGCGACCTACACGACCGTGCAGGGCGAGCCGCTGATGTTCAAGAAGGTCGGTACCGGCTGGGGCATCATGGACGGCAAGGGCCACAAGGGCCGCATCACGATCGCTAACGTCATGCAGTCGAACGGTGTGATCCACGTCGTCGATACGGTGATGCTGCCGTAA
- a CDS encoding GtrA family protein, which translates to MQAIWRQMEQMRASGVLGQLVRFGIAGGISSVVYSLVYLPLTAYVFPPRQAVAAVPFAFAVAVVVGFFLHSRWSFKGHAKAPGAARHVKFVIVQGSGLALNAVITWIGTALLHLHPWIPLIPAVFLAAIVTFLLNRFWVFN; encoded by the coding sequence ATGCAGGCGATTTGGCGACAGATGGAGCAGATGCGGGCGAGCGGGGTGCTGGGCCAGCTCGTGCGCTTCGGCATCGCCGGCGGCATTTCCAGCGTGGTGTACTCGCTCGTCTACCTGCCGCTGACCGCCTATGTCTTCCCGCCGCGCCAGGCGGTGGCCGCGGTGCCGTTCGCGTTCGCGGTCGCGGTGGTGGTCGGGTTCTTCCTGCACAGCCGCTGGAGCTTCAAGGGACATGCCAAGGCGCCGGGGGCGGCGCGCCACGTCAAGTTCGTGATCGTCCAGGGCTCGGGGCTCGCGCTCAATGCGGTCATCACCTGGATCGGTACGGCGCTGCTCCATTTGCATCCGTGGATCCCGCTGATCCCTGCCGTCTTTCTTGCCGCGATCGTGACGTTCCTGCTCAACCGTTTCTGGGTTTTCAACTGA
- a CDS encoding helix-turn-helix domain-containing protein, protein MITAIREVRRAKGLTLEEVARRCDPPTTAQTIGRLETGTRTVSVGWLNRIAAALGVAASDLVTLPDRADLPVAAILDGRGAHAPRRTTTALPPQVAPGQIAITVTNGTGDYRAGDVIWALTLTPTDFKTALNRDVLVPQPAGRFAFGRLTAYDGGVTVLPPGSGTQSLTIADTAWIAVAMRLVREL, encoded by the coding sequence ATGATCACCGCTATTCGCGAAGTCCGGCGCGCCAAGGGGCTGACGCTGGAGGAGGTCGCCCGACGCTGCGATCCGCCGACCACGGCGCAGACGATCGGGCGGCTGGAGACCGGCACGCGGACCGTGTCGGTCGGCTGGCTCAACCGGATCGCCGCTGCGCTGGGCGTCGCGGCGAGCGACCTCGTGACCTTGCCGGATCGTGCCGACCTGCCCGTCGCGGCGATCCTGGACGGCCGCGGCGCGCATGCCCCGCGACGAACCACGACGGCACTCCCGCCCCAGGTCGCACCGGGCCAGATCGCAATCACCGTCACAAACGGCACGGGCGACTACCGCGCCGGCGACGTCATCTGGGCATTAACATTGACCCCCACCGATTTCAAAACAGCGCTCAACCGCGACGTTCTAGTCCCGCAACCGGCAGGACGGTTCGCGTTCGGACGACTGACCGCCTACGACGGCGGCGTTACCGTCCTGCCGCCGGGCTCAGGTACGCAGTCGCTGACGATCGCAGACACCGCCTGGATCGCCGTCGCGATGCGTCTGGTTCGCGAACTATAG
- a CDS encoding MarC family protein: protein MIELYISSLITFFVVIDPPGCAPIYAGLSASASALQKRAMAIRAVGVSAAILFVFALFGEALLKGLGISLASFRIAGGIMLFLIALEMVFEKRTERREDRAAKVASDPEAEDVSIFPMAMPMIAGPGSIASVMLLMSRNSGIERSAVVLAAMVTILLLTLVALLAAGPIMRILGAKIEAVITRLLGVLLAALAVQFVIDGLTEVLR, encoded by the coding sequence GTGATAGAACTCTACATCTCGTCGCTGATCACGTTCTTCGTGGTCATCGATCCGCCGGGCTGCGCGCCGATCTATGCCGGACTGTCGGCGAGCGCGTCGGCGCTCCAGAAGCGGGCGATGGCGATCCGTGCGGTCGGCGTGTCGGCGGCGATCCTGTTCGTGTTCGCGCTGTTCGGCGAGGCGTTGCTGAAAGGGCTGGGGATCAGCCTGGCGAGCTTCCGCATTGCCGGCGGCATCATGCTGTTCCTGATCGCGCTCGAGATGGTGTTCGAAAAGCGCACCGAGCGCCGCGAGGATCGCGCCGCGAAGGTCGCCAGCGACCCTGAGGCGGAGGACGTCTCGATCTTCCCGATGGCGATGCCGATGATCGCCGGGCCGGGCTCGATCGCGTCGGTGATGCTGTTGATGAGCCGCAACAGCGGAATCGAGCGCTCGGCGGTGGTGCTCGCGGCGATGGTGACGATCCTGCTGCTGACGCTGGTCGCGCTGCTGGCCGCGGGGCCGATCATGCGGATCCTGGGCGCGAAGATCGAGGCGGTGATCACCCGCCTGCTCGGCGTGCTGTTGGCGGCACTGGCGGTGCAGTTCGTGATCGACGGGCTGACCGAAGTCCTGCGCTAG
- a CDS encoding DUF6456 domain-containing protein, whose protein sequence is MRDLVERSIDSEGVPQPAGTRRGRTVTVNLAESPLGWLRSRALIDAAQFQAGERLRADYERASIAPSVTMRWVERVDGGGHDALDPASAQIAAKRRFDAALAAAGPGLADILWRVVCAGEGLPVAEKALQWPARAGRLVLTLALDRLATHYRMG, encoded by the coding sequence ATGCGCGACCTGGTAGAGCGATCAATCGATTCGGAGGGTGTTCCACAACCGGCCGGCACGCGTCGCGGTCGCACCGTGACGGTAAACCTCGCCGAGTCGCCGCTCGGCTGGCTGCGGTCGCGTGCGTTGATCGACGCGGCGCAGTTCCAGGCAGGGGAGCGGCTCCGGGCAGACTATGAACGCGCGTCGATCGCGCCGAGCGTGACGATGCGCTGGGTGGAGCGCGTCGATGGAGGGGGGCATGACGCGCTCGATCCGGCATCGGCGCAGATCGCGGCGAAGCGTCGGTTCGACGCGGCGCTGGCGGCGGCGGGGCCGGGGCTGGCGGATATCCTGTGGCGCGTCGTGTGCGCAGGCGAGGGGCTGCCGGTGGCGGAGAAGGCGTTGCAGTGGCCGGCGCGGGCAGGGCGGCTGGTCCTGACGCTCGCGCTCGACCGGCTCGCGACGCATTATCGGATGGGTTAG